In Euphorbia lathyris chromosome 10, ddEupLath1.1, whole genome shotgun sequence, a single genomic region encodes these proteins:
- the LOC136208651 gene encoding zinc finger CCCH domain-containing protein 30, translating into MNHLTIQTEDTFASLLELAANNDVQAFKRSIEGDPSCVDEIGLWYGRKKGSKQMVSEHRTPLMVAAMYGSIDVIKLILSLSDADVNRSCGLDQSTALHCASSGGAVNAVDAVKLLLAAGADPNLVDANGHRPIDVIVVPPKLPLVKISLEELLSIDGSVVEPSLRVPATRLNSNSPPHSPSLENGSPFAPESPGQRKINDAPLFSGSEKKEYPMDPSLPDIKNSIYSTDEFRMYSFKVRPCSRAYSHDWTECPFVHPGENARRRDPRKFHYSCVPCPDFRKGACRRGDMCEYAHGVFECWLHPAQYRTRLCKDGTSCARRVCFFAHTMEELRPLYVSTGSAVPSPRSNTSGATAMDFAAAMNLLPGSPSSVSVMSPSPFTPPLSPSGGGMSHNSVPWPQPNVPALHLPGSNIQSSRLRSSLNARDIPFDEYSLLPDFDVQQQQLLNELSTLTHNNNSLNRSGRFKTLNPSNLDDLFSAEGASPRYGDPALASAVFSPSHKSAVLNQFQQQQTMLSPINTSFSPKNVDHTLLQAYNSGRMSPRNMEPISPMSARMSMMVQREKQQQQQFRSLSSRELGSNSAAIVGSPVNSWTKWGSPNGKPDWNDIADELGKLRRSNSFELGNGEEPDLSWVQSLVKESPTDMKEKLGIPISSSFGTNASMTESSKVESIDPVVGAWIEQLQIDQLVAQQN; encoded by the coding sequence ATGAATCACTTGACTATTCAGACTGAAGATACTTTTGCAAGCTTGCTTGAGCTTGCAGCTAACAATGATGTTCAGGCCTTTAAGAGATCAATTGAAGGCGATCCTTCTTGTGTTGATGAGATTGGACTGTGGTATGGTCGTAAAAAAGGCTCCAAGCAGATGGTTAGCGAACACAGAACCCCTTTGATGGTTGCTGCTATGTATGGTAGTATTGATGTTATAAAGCTGATTCTTTCTCTGTCTGATGCGGATGTCAATCGCTCTTGTGGCCTAGATCAGAGCACTGCCCTTCATTGTGCTTCCTCAGGTGGGGCGGTGAATGCCGTGGATGCAGTGAAACTGCTTCTAGCTGCAGGCGCGGATCCTAACTTGGTAGATGCCAATGGTCATCGTCCCATTGATGTCATTGTTGTCCCACCAAAGCTTCCGCTTGTGAAAATTTCACTTGAAGAACTTCTTTCCATTGATGGTTCTGTTGTTGAGCCGAGCTTGAGAGTTCCTGCAACTAGGTTGAATTCAAATTCTCCACCACACTCACCTTCGTTGGAGAATGGTTCTCCGTTTGCACCTGAATCCCCGGGGCAGCGAAAGATAAATGATGCCCCTTTGTTCTCCGGATCAGAGAAAAAAGAATACCCAATGGATCCATCTCTACCTGATATCAAAAATAGTATCTATTCAACCGATGAATTCAGAATGTATTCATTCAAAGTGCGCCCTTGCTCACGTGCATACTCCCATGACTGGACTGAGTGCCCATTTGTCCATCCAGGGGAAAATGCTCGAAGAAGGGATCCAAGGAAGTTCCACTACAGTTGTGTTCCATGTCCGGATTTTAGGAAAGGGGCATGCCGAAGAGGAGATATGTGTGAGTATGCTCATGGAGTTTTCGAGTGCTGGCTTCATCCAGCTCAGTATCGCACCAGGCTGTGCAAAGATGGTACGAGTTGTGCCAGACGAGTTTGCTTCTTTGCACACACTATGGAGGAATTGCGTCCATTATATGTATCGACGGGTTCTGCTGTTCCTTCGCCCCGTTCAAACACTTCTGGTGCTACTGCCATGGATTTTGCTGCTGCCATGAACCTCTTGCCAGGTTCTCCTTCATCAGTTTCTGTTATGTCACCTTCACCATTTACTCCGCCGTTATCTCCATCTGGTGGTGGCATGTCACATAATTCTGTCCCCTGGCCCCAACCGAACGTCCCAGCCTTGCATTTGCCAGGAAGCAACATTCAGTCTAGTCGGTTGAGATCTTCCCTGAATGCAAGGGATATTCCATTTGATGAGTACAGTTTGCTGCCTGATTTTGATGTGCAGCAGCAGCAACTCCTTAATGAATTATCCACTCTGACCCACAATAACAACTCCCTGAACCGTTCGGGACGTTTTAAAACCCTTAACCCTTCCAATCTTGATGATCTCTTTTCCGCAGAGGGTGCTTCTCCTCGGTATGGTGATCCTGCATTAGCTTCAGCAGTGTTTTCCCCAAGCCACAAGTCTGCAGTTCTCAATCAATTCCAGCAGCAGCAAACCATGTTATCCCCTATCAACACCAGTTTTTCTCCTAAGAATGTTGATCACACTCTGTTGCAGGCCTATAACTCGGGCAGGATGTCACCTCGAAATATGGAACCGATCTCTCCCATGAGTGCTCGAATGTCTATGATGGTTCAACGTGAGAAGCAACAACAACAGCAGTTCCGAAGCCTGAGTTCTCGGGAACTGGGATCCAACTCAGCTGCCATTGTTGGTTCTCCAGTAAATTCTTGGACAAAATGGGGTTCTCCAAATGGGAAACCGGACTGGAACGACATAGCTGATGAGCTTGGTAAGCTTCGCAGGTCAAACTCATTTGAGCTTGGTAACGGGGAGGAGCCTGATCTATCATGGGTGCAATCACTGGTTAAAGAATCTCCAACTGACATGAAAGAGAAACTGGGCATTCCCATCTCCAGTAGTTTCGGAACAAATGCTTCAATGACGGAGAGTTCAAAGGTGGAATCAATTGATCCTGTAGTAGGAGCCTGGATTGAGCAATTGCAGATTGATCAACTGGTGGCTCAGCAAAACTGA